In the Castor canadensis chromosome 1, mCasCan1.hap1v2, whole genome shotgun sequence genome, TAgagttattttcaaaatacttctTGGCTGTTAACAATTTAATTCTTCTCTTGGTGgattttcttcaactctgctgtcTTTCTTGGAGTGTTAACACTCAGTATTTCAAGTGTTTTCTAGTTATGTCAACATTTAAACAAGGACCCACTGTGCATTCTTGTTCTATGTTCCACAGCAAGTTTCACTTTGTGAGTGGAGTTGGTTGCAGCTGTGCCATAAGCCAGTGGTGTCAGGAAACACTTTACAGAGAATGCTGGGAAACTGGAGTTTTAAACTCCAGGACAGGTCTGGCCACCCACCCCAATATGACAAACAATGAGACcagtaatggtgaagggcagagaaaggaggtttattatggGGCATTGGAGCAccacaggaagaggcaaagaaagcacttcagcccatcttcaagTACAACCACgaactttaggtttaaataggaaAAGAATTAGAGCAGAGGGTGAGAGGTGTGCACAATTCAATAGTCCCATTGTGCCTCGGTGATGTTGTTTGTCTCAGTCCTTGCTTTGGGAGAGATTTCAGAGAGAAGTTATCACTGTCCTCACTTGAGGGTAGCACTCTGGCCAAGTAAGCACGTCATTGTTGCCTGGTAGGTGGTTTGCCCCAAGGAGCccttctgttcctttccttggaGGTAATTTTTCTACCTCTCCATGTAAAGATGTTATCCATCTGTCCTGTCCTTCCtcgattccaaggtggctgcaaggtgaatggctcagagcaacaagaagatacaaaaactggaggcagggatgccaaacttttctcttgcttttactTAATTCATGAGCTccagtaaggagtcagtgctttttacaAGAGCAGCTTCTAAGTACTTGTGACAGCTGGGTAGTAAGTGAGGCTCAAGGCTGTATTTACACATCTACTTTTCTCTAGACTTGTTACCCTTCATCTGTCCACTCCGAAACTCCCTTAATTTTGTGGCTACTTTCATTACCTACAGTAATAGCTTTCAACCttgatttcattttagaatgactGGATCTATTCTATTTAATTGGGCTGGGTGGGTCCTGGTATCAGCATTTCTAAAAGTTCTCCAAGTAATTCTGCCATGCAATCAGGCTTGAAATCTACGGAATTATTGTAACAGCCAGAaaattccctcccctcccctcccctcccctcctttcccctcccctcccctcctttccccttcccctcccctcctctcctctcccctcccctcctttcctttcccttcccttcccttttctttctcctttccctcccctcccctctcctccctccctttccttcccctttccttgtctttcctctcctctttttccctttcctttcctctcctctcttctccccctgCTCTGCCCTagtctcctctttctttcctctctccacttccatttcttttcttttcctttcctttccttcatttgtcAGAGGCAGAGTCTCattatgtaccccaggctggccttgaactcggaCCCCACcctacctcagcttccttagtgctgggattacagtcatgtatcaCCAAACCTGGCTAAACTCAAGAGgacttttttcagtgctagggatcaaacccagggcattgtgcatgctagacaagtacctCTACCACCTAGTACAACACCACCTAGCTATATCTCCAGGTCTGACAGAGTTTTCTGTGAAGGACAGACAGTAAATGTTTTAGGCTCGGAAAGTCAAGGGCACTCTCTGTTGTAACTGCTCTGACCTAAGAGATGGAAAGCAGCCAGAGGCAAGTGTGTGTGGCTGTGTTCTCATCAAACAGAGCCTGACAGCtgaattcatataatttttatatatcagAAAGTAGTATTCTTACATTTTTCAACTACTGAAAAATGTGAAAACCAATCTTGTCTCCTCAGGTATACAAACACAGGAGGCATGTGGGGTTTGACCTGTGGGCCACAGGTCTTAACTCCTGGTTCACAATTTACCTACTTCCCTGCTCCAGATTGGTTGTAGAAAATGTTTCCTTCTCAGATCATAATGACATTGAAATGAGTCCTATTACcgattccttttaaaaaaatcagtcttagcagaactttaaaattttttggtggtactagggcttgaacccaggaccttgagcatgctaggcaagtgttctacacttgagtcatatccctaggcttttactttttttttttgagacagagtctcactacttTTTTGCCCccattggcctcaaactgaagtccctcctgtttctgcttcccaagtagctggtattatagacatgaaccactgtaCCAAGCccagctatctatctatctatctatctatctatctatctatctatctatctatctatctacctatgtctatcttttttttttcagtgctggagattaaacttGGGGCCATGTGCATTTCTGGGCAGgtactctctaccactgagctacaaccccagtcctATCAGAACATTAAAAAACATGGCAACGCTTGTAACTGttgagatatttttgtttgtatgtagCAAGCCTGGTCTAAATGGTTAAAACAGTATGGAAGGTATTCTGTTCTGAAAATATAGGCAGTTGCGTGGTTAACTCAGCTGCTCTACATTGTCATCAATGCACATTTTCATCTTTCCATGTTCTCACTCTCATTATCAGTCACTTAGTGATGCTTTGACCATGGTTGCAAGATCCATACCTCACTTGCAGACAGGTAACAGCTAGCAGAGTAagatgtgtatttatttttaagagtaaGGCAAACTTTTCTAGAAAAATCCCCCCTCCCTTACAGATCTGCCATTAAGGACTGGTGTCCCTGGTATTTGGAAAGGTTCAGCCTGCCTTTTGCAGGTGTTTTCAGGATCCCAGACTCAAATCAGGTTGTGATagcaaggaagaaggaggaatggCCATTAGGAAAGAAACATCAGTTTCTGACACAGAAGTAGATCCTGAGGATTAAAAATGTGAAGAAGGCTGTGTGCTGGGctcctcattttcatttgtttatgtatttccCTTAAAGAACATTAGTGAATACTCCACTACAATTTCCCTAAAAGAAATCTTATTGATTTTTCACCTAGATaagtcatattttgttttagtcCTCAAAGATAAAAACCATTATTTCTATCAGATTACATTGAAAAAGTAATGAACCCTATTTTTGCTTACTTTGTTGTTTGCCTAAAAGTTTACAACGTCACATATCTAGCATAAAAATGTTTATGTCCAAAAGATAAAAGCCACTATTTTTTGATCATCTGCAATCATCAAAGGGTCGTCTAGTTTGCTATtgaaaaaccaataaaaattgtttttaaaaattatagcattAAGTAAGAGCATAATAATTACATATGTCAccccctgcctcccttccctgACATTGCCGTGAGTATTTTGGGCAGTACCAGGCTGTGTACcgagggccttaagcttgctaggcaagtgctgtaccacttgagccacacccaagccATCACTGTGGTATTTTGATGTATCTTCCATATGGCAACACCCACCTCTGCCTCCACATTTGAGAATCACTGAGCTGAGATGTCTATCCATTTAACTGACAGCCTGGAGAGTGGGCTGAAATTCCACCTGTACAATGTTCTTGGGAAAACACCTAACAGAATGGCAGGTGCTTCTGCTTGGGACAGAGAGGCCAGGCTTCTGGTCCCAGGTCTTTTTTTAAGGTATAGAACATTGGACAAGTGACTTAATCTCTCTGAGCTCTAGCTTTAAAGTCTGTAAAGCCAGAGTGGGAATTACGTGATTTGAAAGGTTTCTGGTAGAGGGAATCTGTTTCTCTTTATCATGTAATCCCAAATTTTGACCTGTGCAATGTTAAGGTCACTTCGACCTGGTACTGCTGCTTGTGCAGCTTACAAACTTAGTTAGAGTACCACGCAGCAGTGCTTCGCACTGTGATAGCGTTAGATATTGATACACATGTAGAATAATGTGTCATAGCAACTGTCTCTTCCTTACCGCACTGCTTTAGTGTGACACATTCCCACATAACTGAGCTAAATCCCTGGGCAGGAAATCAGAGGCCAAACGTGCAGTAGTAGTGCTACAGAGGACAGAACTTTGgagatatttattcttttctaactcaaatatttgcaaatatctgTACTTTCATTGCTAATATGGAAACACATTTCCCTACTGTTTACAGCACAATTGACACTGCAGctctagagatttttttttactccTTCTAGAACTCTCTATGTATCTTGAAGCATTCACATACAAGTGGGGCCATGAGACCCAGAAAACTGACACAGGAAGACAAGTTTTATTTGGTGTCACAGCGGTGACCTTCGGGTGGCCCTGCTTGCCTTCAGAGCTGATTCTATGCTCACTGGTAATTTGAATTTTTCCCCATGCATGtagaactatttctttttttcaggggCATTACACATTTTAGGGAAGCCCAGTCATCTTCAGAAGAACCTGAAACACTTTTCCCTAAGGAACTTGAAAACAGGTTAGCTAGATTAACGTTTGTCAGGCGTCCCCCACCCCGGTCTAAAGAGTGTCAGCTTCTTGGATCTGGGTGGGGTCTCCCCCTTTTCCTGCGGGCTCTGTTACAGGTTGAGAGCTGTTTTTTAACGGGGTTCCAGAGCAGGCTACGTTTGCAACTCCGGTCAAGGTGACCCTTCTGCACACCGAGGGCAGGGATCCGAGGCCTCTTCCCCAGGCCGGCTGTTGGTGGCCTCTTCATAGGAGGGCGGCAGGCTCCCAGAGAACTGGGCCAGGTGCGCGGGTAGCGGGCAGTAGGGGAAGCCCTGCTCGCTGCCCCACGGGAGGCCGGGCAGGAGGTCGGCCACCTCTCCCGGGGGCTGCTGCTCCGCAAGGTCAAGGCCGAAGACCTGGCCGTGGGCGCGCGGGGCCTGGCAGCGGCGGGACAGGAACAGCAGCAGGAAGGCCAGGAAGAGCAGCCCGGTGGCGGGAAGAAGGATGCAGAGGAAGGGCTCAGCGTCTGCCCGGGTGGAGCTCACCTGCTGGGTGCCCTGCGGAGAGGGAGGGAAACCGAGTTGGGATGGGGgttagagaaggaaggaaggcccCTTCCTTCATCTTGTATCCTTCTCACCATGACTGCTCACTCCCAAATCTCTATGACCATCCGTCGTGCCAGTGAGCTTGAGCCAACTTGACATAAACTGAATTTACGTGATGAAGTGTGAATTCAGTGTCCAAAAGTACACCTGGATGACATCCTGCGGTATTCCCACCAAAGTAAAAATATCTGAATGAATTTTAGTTGGCAAGTTTACAACTCATTCTTTCACTGGGAACTCTTAGCaagtatgtttttttaaaatttagaattctGCACAGAATTCAGAATTCGACCTAAAATGTTTTCTTGCCACAAAAGAATCATGTAAAACTTAAATTCTTTAATTCTGGAACTCAGTCTCACGTGCATATGTGTTCATACCACATATGTGTAATATTTGAATTCCAATATCATAGCTGGCCCTTAGGaataagattttttaattcttttaaaagttcgTTTTGTAAAATTGGTAGGAGAAATagacatttttgaaattttaaggaaaaagaattgtAGATAAATTAATACCTAAAAGGTATTAATTTCATAGTATTAGCTCATAAGATTAATGCTGGTTCCCATTGAGCAAATAAGAAAGTGGTCATGAACCGGTGTTTCAGCAGCAGGGCAGCAGTGCAGCATGAAAAATGCAGTGTTCTGCTCTCACACGCGTTCCTTTAACCCCAGCCACTAAGAAATAAGGAAGCATTAAAAACTCTCGATTATATAAAACATACAGTAAAAATGTCAACACTAAGATCTACTTCTATGGAAAACAGGAAAACATTCTAAAGTCTTataattatgtttaaaataagaaaacaaaatattaagcTCTTTATCTTCTTATTTGAAGTAAAACGTAACAATGACCTGAGAGCTGGAGTTCTGTAAAAAGGACTCTGTTTTTGCTGGTCATCTCCTTAAGGAGATGGTTTCTCTGGCTTTgtgttatcttttttatttcctaaagAGTTTTATAAGAATGTGTGTTTTCCTAATTCAAAATtggatgttttatttattatttatactaccaaatatttttttcttggtgagatGAGTAAAAATATTTTGGCAAAAGCAGCATAAAAATTAGTCTCCTTGAGAAGCAAGGAATATGTGGTTGCTGGGGTTTGACACTGGTCTTTGAACTTCAGTATGAACTTCTGTCACCTCCGTGACTGTGGagcactcctgccttctctgcgTTTGGGTTTTCTTctctatgaaatggaaaaataatcttGTTTTGAGGATTTGCATGAGAATTAAACCAATtaatgtgtatgaagtacttggTGAATAAAggatatttacttatatattcaTATCTCAGGCACTCAAGTGGCCACagccactaaaaataaaataaagataattaaaagaaattgagaaatttaTTGATAAGGCTAAAGATGTAGTGGAGATAAAATTCGGCattaaagtaaatatatattttcagaaCAATATTTTAGCAAtgtatttcattgtgttattAAGCTATATTTCTAAACTAGgagtttcttctgttttctcatacACAATCTAGTTTAATATCAGAATAACATAACAGATTATAACCATAAGGATAGATAAAACTAAATGAATTTATTATAATAGGTCAAA is a window encoding:
- the Smim28 gene encoding small integral membrane protein 28, which gives rise to MQALQGSSWRKFGHADRGTYEWLTSEPSLPVLETQLQGTQQVSSTRADAEPFLCILLPATGLLFLAFLLLFLSRRCQAPRAHGQVFGLDLAEQQPPGEVADLLPGLPWGSEQGFPYCPLPAHLAQFSGSLPPSYEEATNSRPGEEASDPCPRCAEGSP